A single Methanolobus sp. ZRKC5 DNA region contains:
- a CDS encoding PAS domain-containing protein encodes MNSETPDKDYKEDSESSLSKFLDRKEEFEKIRDNSPVISFLWKAEDSPDEKWPVEYVSGNVDLLGYTADDFISGRILYADIVHPDDLKDLQKTLTKQCKEGVDFFDHKYRIILKSGEVRWVNERTYILRDNSGNVAHYQGTVLDITGQKEQEFTLQDALKKLRLMEEIINNSSIMIFLWRNEQFWPADYASENVSKLGYSAEDFVKGRIVYSDLVHPDDYEMVKETLAKQCESGNDYYNQEYRLITRNNELLWVKESTFILRDRGGNATHFQGIVQDITKQKESEIALQQALEKQEQLLENKQALETIINHSPVIAFLWKAGPDDENELWPAEFVSDNISVFGYSVDDFLSGAILYGEIINPKDLPSVQMELSDVAKEGGKVFVKEYRIRTRSGDERWVEEQTFIQRNGEGIVTHYQGVIQDITERMGRDER; translated from the coding sequence ATGAACTCAGAAACACCAGATAAGGATTATAAGGAAGATTCTGAAAGCTCATTGAGCAAGTTTCTTGACAGAAAAGAGGAATTTGAAAAGATAAGGGATAACAGTCCTGTTATTTCTTTTCTCTGGAAGGCAGAAGACAGTCCCGACGAAAAATGGCCTGTGGAATATGTTTCAGGTAACGTGGACCTTTTAGGTTACACAGCAGATGATTTTATTTCAGGCCGCATTCTTTATGCTGACATAGTTCATCCGGATGATCTGAAGGACTTGCAGAAAACTCTCACTAAACAATGCAAAGAGGGAGTTGATTTCTTTGACCACAAATACAGGATTATCTTAAAATCCGGTGAAGTGCGCTGGGTTAATGAACGAACCTATATACTGCGGGATAATTCAGGCAATGTTGCACACTACCAGGGTACTGTTTTAGATATAACTGGACAGAAAGAACAGGAATTTACCCTGCAGGATGCATTGAAGAAACTGAGACTTATGGAAGAGATCATCAATAATAGTTCTATTATGATTTTTCTGTGGAGGAACGAGCAGTTCTGGCCTGCAGATTATGCTTCCGAGAATGTTTCAAAACTTGGTTATTCGGCTGAGGATTTTGTGAAAGGTCGCATTGTGTACAGTGATCTTGTTCATCCAGATGACTATGAGATGGTTAAAGAAACACTTGCTAAACAATGTGAAAGTGGCAATGACTACTATAATCAGGAATATCGTTTAATAACAAGAAATAATGAGCTGTTGTGGGTAAAAGAGAGCACTTTTATTCTGAGGGACAGGGGTGGGAATGCAACTCATTTCCAGGGAATTGTTCAGGATATCACAAAGCAGAAAGAAAGTGAAATCGCTCTTCAGCAGGCACTTGAAAAACAGGAACAATTGCTAGAAAACAAGCAAGCTCTTGAAACGATTATCAATCATAGTCCAGTGATCGCCTTTTTGTGGAAAGCAGGTCCTGATGATGAAAATGAACTTTGGCCAGCTGAATTCGTTTCAGATAATATAAGCGTGTTTGGATACTCGGTTGACGATTTCCTCTCAGGAGCTATCCTTTATGGTGAAATAATCAATCCGAAGGACCTCCCTAGTGTCCAGATGGAACTTTCGGATGTTGCCAAAGAAGGTGGAAAAGTCTTTGTCAAGGAATACAGGATACGAACCCGGTCAGGAGATGAGAGGTGGGTGGAAGAGCAAACATTCATTCAGCGTAACGGCGAGGGAATTGTGACCCACTATCAGGGTGTTATCCAGGATATTACGGAACGAATGGGGAGGGATGAAAGGTAA
- a CDS encoding carboxymuconolactone decarboxylase family protein, which yields MRMLEEFFPEFTEKLDEIDKLYAEKRPIDEKTYQYLCFALSIKARSKPCVLKHFKGALEAGATVKDLSYIFALTMREAAGADDCWTHDVIGDWKDILKGNVSCSCSGDEDK from the coding sequence ATGAGAATGCTTGAGGAGTTCTTCCCCGAATTTACCGAGAAACTTGATGAAATAGACAAACTCTATGCCGAAAAAAGGCCTATCGATGAGAAAACATATCAATATCTATGCTTTGCTCTTTCCATCAAAGCCAGGTCAAAACCATGTGTTTTAAAACATTTTAAAGGTGCTCTGGAGGCAGGAGCCACAGTAAAGGACCTTTCATATATTTTCGCACTTACCATGAGAGAAGCAGCAGGTGCTGATGACTGCTGGACACATGATGTAATAGGAGACTGGAAAGATATCCTGAAAGGAAATGTATCTTGCAGTTGTTCCGGTGATGAAGATAAGTAA
- a CDS encoding DMT family transporter, translating into MNPGSKKPHIELVTGSILFGLLGVFVDYLQDVPTGPMIFYKQLFGVFSLLLFMLITGKLSQIIPRKKKRYLLLLGIINTTTLFTYFTCIKYTSFSVAILMLYTAPMYVTLLSPLILKEKITRKGMLALAMSFIGLLFIVDMTGVTTGFTAGNGYIIGIAAGMLSGFSFGSEIVTIRYIKDDYSSVAQLFWYTLIGVILLLPFASKVSGPVLTDNLNMLIIFGIVNTAMAALLYVSGIAQIEAQKGSILALIEPVSGIFFDFTILHTPLLANTIVGCIFILLGAYVAVMEKSPRIFGKYFRIQV; encoded by the coding sequence ATGAACCCGGGATCAAAAAAACCACACATTGAACTTGTTACCGGTTCGATCCTTTTCGGACTGCTAGGCGTATTCGTTGATTACCTGCAAGATGTGCCTACAGGCCCAATGATATTCTACAAGCAGCTCTTTGGTGTGTTTTCACTATTGTTGTTTATGCTGATCACTGGAAAGTTGTCCCAGATAATACCACGGAAGAAGAAGCGATATCTCTTGCTTCTTGGAATTATAAACACAACTACCCTTTTCACATATTTTACCTGCATAAAATATACCAGTTTCTCAGTGGCAATACTCATGCTTTATACGGCACCTATGTATGTTACCCTGCTTTCACCACTCATACTCAAGGAAAAAATAACACGTAAAGGTATGCTTGCATTGGCAATGTCATTTATCGGGCTGCTGTTCATTGTTGACATGACCGGTGTAACTACCGGATTCACAGCAGGCAACGGTTACATCATAGGCATAGCTGCGGGAATGCTTTCAGGTTTTTCCTTTGGTAGCGAGATTGTTACTATTCGTTATATCAAGGATGACTACTCAAGCGTTGCCCAGCTATTCTGGTATACTCTTATAGGTGTCATTTTGCTACTACCATTTGCCAGCAAAGTCTCAGGACCCGTGCTTACAGACAACCTGAATATGCTGATAATATTCGGAATTGTTAACACCGCCATGGCTGCACTACTCTATGTTAGTGGCATCGCGCAAATAGAAGCTCAGAAAGGAAGTATCCTGGCATTGATAGAACCTGTTAGCGGCATCTTTTTTGATTTTACTATCCTTCACACACCTTTGCTTGCAAACACAATTGTCGGTTGCATATTCATTCTGCTTGGCGCTTATGTCGCTGTAATGGAAAAGAGTCCCAGGATATTTGGAAAATACTTCAGGATTCAGGTGTGA
- a CDS encoding VOC family protein — translation MATFVHIDIPTDDLETAKKFYSDLFGWEFEKPFPEMDYYLFKTTGLNGEEGIRGGMGLRGEPDQRIASYIGVPSVKEYAKKIEKAGGKVLNQMPVPGWGYLAICLDTEGNVFGIWEENENAE, via the coding sequence ATGGCAACTTTTGTTCATATAGATATACCAACAGACGATCTTGAGACAGCAAAGAAATTCTATTCCGATCTTTTTGGCTGGGAATTTGAAAAACCATTTCCTGAAATGGATTATTATCTCTTTAAAACAACTGGTTTGAATGGGGAAGAAGGTATCAGGGGAGGAATGGGTCTTCGGGGAGAACCTGATCAAAGAATTGCCAGTTATATTGGAGTTCCGTCTGTTAAAGAGTATGCGAAAAAGATAGAAAAGGCCGGAGGTAAGGTACTGAATCAAATGCCTGTACCAGGGTGGGGCTACCTTGCTATCTGTCTTGATACTGAAGGGAATGTTTTTGGTATATGGGAAGAAAACGAGAATGCAGAATGA
- the mtaC gene encoding methanol--corrinoid protein MtaC encodes MLDIDPTDILVRYNVKLESELSSDEVARELFPSDMLLSNIVEAVFEGDEDEVIVTLEEAVKVGKDPISLIDDALIVGMDIVSQLYDDGLLFLPDVIIASHAMTDGIEYCKQISGKTHECKGTVVSYVVEGDIHDIGKKILTVFLKSNGYDVIDLGSDVPIDEVIRAVLKHKPVMLTGTSLMTTTMYSFMEVNDRLLENDIRIPFVCGGGAVTQDFVQNYELGIYCEHAAIGPKIADSIIQNKSIEELREQFHVH; translated from the coding sequence ATGCTAGATATAGATCCGACAGATATCCTTGTTAGATATAATGTCAAACTTGAGAGTGAACTGTCCTCTGATGAGGTGGCAAGAGAACTTTTCCCATCGGATATGCTACTAAGCAATATAGTTGAGGCTGTTTTTGAGGGTGATGAAGATGAGGTCATTGTTACTCTTGAAGAAGCAGTAAAAGTTGGAAAAGACCCCATATCCCTTATAGACGATGCCCTCATAGTGGGAATGGATATCGTATCCCAGTTATATGATGACGGACTCCTATTCCTTCCTGATGTGATAATTGCATCTCATGCCATGACCGACGGAATTGAATATTGCAAACAGATATCCGGAAAGACCCATGAATGTAAGGGAACGGTTGTATCTTATGTTGTGGAAGGAGATATCCATGACATTGGTAAAAAAATATTAACAGTGTTTTTAAAATCAAATGGATATGATGTCATCGATCTTGGAAGCGATGTACCTATTGATGAAGTAATACGTGCTGTATTAAAACACAAGCCTGTTATGCTTACTGGTACATCCTTGATGACAACAACCATGTATTCCTTTATGGAAGTTAATGACCGTTTACTTGAAAATGATATCCGAATACCATTTGTATGTGGTGGCGGGGCCGTAACTCAGGACTTTGTACAAAACTATGAACTGGGTATATATTGTGAACACGCTGCAATTGGTCCAAAGATTGCAGATTCAATAATCCAGAATAAAAGCATTGAAGAATTAAGGGAACAATTTCATGTACATTGA
- a CDS encoding PAS domain S-box protein, whose amino-acid sequence METKQLSCLRDTELMGIGPVFSFLWSNEGNRSVISVSDNISLLGYSAEDFSSGKINYSDIIHLHDVNKLNESFDQFRNDQKQSYFSTGYRMLARDGRTCEVIEKTFEILQDGSSFLHGLVFVTGSLGPDYSTVDNNKSYRQKMVDTIPNPLLILDNTFHVLTANKYFYDFFKLYPEKTEGRFFFDICGRNWDRPLLKSFLEKLLVDNIFFDNLELDCNVEGLGSRTMHFSARPLEIGIYNDTHILLSIEDITVQRMAETELKVSEEKYSTLVEKGNDGIIIIQDGVLSFANSKFCQMSDRTETELSGRDFLSHVPLEYHRMITKRFKKVMKNKCGIMRNDEVEFLKRDGSVFPAEISLSYMLHERRPSVMMAVRDISVRKRAESELKASEEKYSTLVEKGNDGIIILQDDTFKFINAKFSELIGYSREELFERTFMDNLPVEYQRMVYKRIKKVLKDMHSIRRNNEVEFLKKDGTTFPAEISLSFIMHEGKPSVMMDIRDISERKLAEAEIKASEKKYSTLVEEGNDGIIVVQDNVLVFANMKFCEITGFSRTEIVHRQFEDFLVLEYKRLVMNKFKRSLEKNRKATLKYDIELISKTGKSTPAEINSSIIDHEGKPAIMAIIRDITNQKEKERELLELIEVQKVLETVIKSSPAVVFFWRPDEEWKVEFVSENISQFGYEANALMSGKVLYGDIVHPSDMERLTMEYDILSGEDNLSFEYRILTKSGEVRWVDERSLIKRDAEGNLQYIQGILVDITERKNVNNFMQLGSDVGMLFNPLGDVGDMFSQLVEFTTQMDNLDCGALYLVDETTGDMNIVAHSGLSSEFLKSTRHYSGKSIHAKLFKTEYPLYTRFYELTSMIPGDKLSYEGLEATALIPIRYGMELVAILMLSSHGTYGVPFEVRDSLETIASQIGPVIGRMREHSDDQRDIRNLQVIFDSMTDLVFMLDNDGCILYANPYSCERLEYSMNELTGMNLLNLYPQKRFLEAAAELKDILSGEAHVCEIPFESSSQEVIPVEMRCSMGQLDASPITICVSRENL is encoded by the coding sequence ATGGAAACTAAACAATTGTCTTGCCTGAGGGACACAGAACTTATGGGTATTGGCCCTGTTTTTTCATTTCTCTGGAGCAATGAAGGTAATAGGTCGGTAATATCGGTTTCAGATAATATTTCTCTTTTAGGTTATTCAGCCGAAGATTTTAGTTCAGGGAAAATAAATTACTCAGATATCATCCATTTGCATGATGTTAATAAATTAAATGAGAGTTTTGATCAATTCAGAAATGATCAAAAACAATCATATTTTTCAACAGGATACAGGATGCTGGCCAGGGATGGTAGGACATGTGAAGTAATTGAAAAGACCTTTGAGATCTTGCAGGATGGAAGTAGTTTTCTTCATGGACTTGTATTTGTAACGGGAAGTCTGGGGCCTGATTACAGCACTGTAGATAATAATAAAAGTTATCGCCAAAAGATGGTTGATACCATACCAAATCCTCTTTTGATACTCGACAACACATTCCATGTTCTTACTGCTAACAAGTATTTTTATGATTTTTTCAAATTATATCCGGAAAAAACAGAAGGCAGATTCTTTTTCGATATTTGCGGGCGAAATTGGGACAGGCCTCTACTGAAATCGTTCCTTGAAAAATTGCTGGTGGATAATATTTTCTTCGATAATCTGGAACTGGATTGTAATGTAGAAGGCCTTGGTAGCAGGACAATGCACTTTAGTGCAAGACCACTTGAAATTGGAATCTATAATGATACACATATTCTTCTTTCAATAGAAGATATTACAGTTCAGAGAATGGCTGAAACGGAACTCAAGGTATCTGAAGAAAAGTATTCTACACTTGTGGAGAAAGGAAATGATGGCATAATAATCATTCAGGATGGGGTGCTAAGTTTTGCAAACTCCAAATTTTGCCAGATGTCAGATCGCACCGAAACAGAGCTTTCAGGTAGGGATTTCCTGTCTCATGTTCCTCTGGAATATCATCGCATGATCACGAAGCGATTTAAAAAAGTCATGAAGAATAAATGCGGTATTATGAGGAATGATGAGGTCGAATTCTTAAAAAGAGATGGCAGTGTCTTTCCTGCTGAGATAAGCCTTTCCTATATGCTGCATGAACGGCGACCATCTGTAATGATGGCTGTCAGGGATATTTCGGTAAGAAAGCGTGCTGAATCTGAGTTAAAAGCATCTGAAGAGAAGTATTCCACACTTGTAGAGAAGGGAAACGACGGTATAATTATTCTTCAGGATGATACGTTTAAATTCATAAATGCAAAATTTTCAGAATTAATAGGGTATTCCAGAGAAGAATTGTTTGAAAGAACTTTCATGGACAATTTACCAGTCGAGTATCAGCGGATGGTCTACAAACGTATCAAAAAAGTCCTGAAAGATATGCATAGCATTCGTCGAAATAATGAAGTAGAATTCCTTAAAAAGGATGGTACTACTTTTCCGGCTGAAATAAGCTTGTCTTTCATTATGCATGAAGGAAAACCTTCTGTAATGATGGACATCAGGGACATATCGGAAAGAAAACTTGCTGAAGCAGAAATTAAAGCTTCCGAGAAGAAATATTCCACACTTGTTGAAGAAGGCAATGATGGTATTATAGTTGTGCAGGATAATGTCCTCGTATTTGCCAATATGAAGTTTTGTGAGATTACCGGTTTTTCAAGGACTGAAATAGTTCACAGACAATTTGAAGATTTCTTAGTACTAGAGTACAAGCGTCTTGTTATGAACAAGTTTAAGAGAAGTCTTGAAAAAAATCGTAAGGCAACTCTGAAGTATGATATCGAGTTGATCTCAAAGACAGGTAAAAGCACTCCTGCAGAAATTAACTCATCTATAATAGACCATGAAGGCAAACCTGCTATAATGGCTATCATCAGGGATATTACTAATCAAAAAGAAAAAGAAAGGGAACTTCTTGAGTTAATTGAGGTTCAGAAAGTTCTGGAAACAGTTATCAAAAGCAGTCCGGCGGTCGTATTTTTCTGGCGACCCGATGAGGAATGGAAAGTGGAATTTGTTTCGGAAAATATTTCCCAGTTTGGCTATGAAGCTAATGCGCTTATGTCAGGAAAAGTACTTTACGGTGATATTGTCCATCCATCAGATATGGAGAGACTCACAATGGAGTACGATATTTTATCCGGTGAGGACAACCTGTCCTTTGAGTATCGCATACTTACAAAGTCAGGTGAGGTCAGGTGGGTGGATGAGAGATCGCTTATAAAGCGTGATGCTGAAGGAAATCTACAGTATATACAGGGTATTTTGGTAGATATAACTGAGCGCAAGAACGTGAATAATTTCATGCAGCTCGGTTCGGATGTGGGTATGCTTTTCAATCCATTGGGTGATGTAGGCGACATGTTCTCTCAGCTTGTAGAGTTCACTACTCAAATGGATAATCTGGATTGTGGTGCACTGTATCTGGTTGATGAAACCACTGGGGACATGAATATAGTAGCTCATAGCGGTCTGTCTTCAGAGTTTTTAAAAAGCACACGGCACTATAGTGGTAAGTCCATTCATGCCAAGCTTTTCAAAACTGAATATCCATTGTATACAAGATTCTATGAACTGACTTCCATGATTCCAGGGGACAAATTAAGCTATGAAGGTCTTGAAGCTACTGCCCTTATTCCTATCAGATACGGTATGGAGCTAGTAGCTATATTGATGCTTTCGTCACATGGTACATATGGGGTTCCGTTTGAGGTCCGTGATTCTCTTGAAACAATTGCTTCTCAGATAGGTCCTGTAATAGGTCGTATGCGTGAGCATTCGGATGACCAGAGGGATATCAGGAACCTGCAAGTTATTTTTGATTCAATGACCGATCTGGTTTTTATGCTGGATAACGATGGTTGTATACTTTACGCGAATCCTTATTCATGCGAACGACTCGAATATTCAATGAATGAACTCACAGGTATGAATTTGCTTAATCTTTACCCTCAGAAGAGATTTCTTGAAGCAGCGGCAGAATTGAAAGACATTCTCAGTGGTGAGGCACATGTATGTGAGATACCATTTGAATCTTCTTCGCAAGAGGTTATACCTGTTGAGATGCGCTGTTCAATGGGGCAACTTGATGCAAGTCCTATAACGATATGTGTCTCCAGAGAAAATCTTTGA
- the mtaC gene encoding methanol--corrinoid protein MtaC: protein MLIVDKEGILIRYNVKMEKSMTPEEAAAELYPKDELYKPIAEAIFEGEEDDVIEGLEAAIAAGKDPIALIDDILMVGMKIVTDLYDQGVIFLPNVMMSADAMLDGIEFCKSESGANPVTKGKIVVHVAEGDVHDIGKSIVAALLRAAGYEVVDLGRDCPVDEVIEAVKKEKPMMLTGTALMTTTMYAFKEVNDRLVEGGLDLPFACGGGAVNQDFVGTYSLGVYGEEAADAPKMADAILAGADIAALRTRFHTH from the coding sequence ATGTTAATAGTAGACAAAGAAGGTATCCTTATCAGATACAACGTTAAAATGGAAAAATCAATGACCCCAGAAGAGGCAGCTGCAGAACTCTATCCAAAAGATGAGTTATACAAGCCTATCGCAGAAGCGATCTTTGAGGGTGAAGAGGATGATGTAATTGAAGGTCTTGAGGCAGCTATCGCAGCAGGCAAGGACCCAATCGCACTCATCGACGATATACTTATGGTCGGTATGAAAATAGTAACAGACCTGTATGATCAAGGTGTCATTTTCCTTCCAAATGTAATGATGTCAGCAGACGCAATGCTCGACGGTATCGAGTTCTGTAAATCCGAATCTGGCGCAAACCCAGTAACAAAAGGCAAGATCGTTGTCCACGTTGCTGAAGGTGACGTACACGACATCGGAAAGTCAATTGTTGCAGCACTCCTCAGAGCAGCTGGATATGAAGTAGTTGACCTTGGCCGTGACTGCCCAGTCGATGAAGTTATCGAAGCTGTAAAGAAAGAGAAGCCAATGATGCTCACCGGAACAGCACTCATGACAACAACCATGTATGCATTCAAGGAAGTCAACGACCGTCTTGTTGAGGGTGGACTCGACCTTCCATTCGCATGTGGTGGCGGAGCTGTAAACCAGGACTTCGTTGGAACATACTCACTTGGAGTATATGGTGAAGAAGCAGCAGATGCACCAAAGATGGCAGACGCTATCCTTGCAGGCGCAGACATTGCAGCACTTAGAACAAGATTCCACACCCACTAA
- the mtaB gene encoding methanol--corrinoid protein co-methyltransferase MtaB translates to MAINRFTTMAYSEADEMVFGNAKKPVKAGFDLEIGAGYTTAEVNYAPRPEAGETQEKLVNEYQRITKDIMARAVQVGFPSVVLETEHVQQMTNNPAWGAAVAHAQKTIMEEYNEEYGIKCALRHTPGDIREDKEFLGLRGDKMTVVMESFDQIAESGADLLSIESMGGKEIFDYAVLRNDVPGMLYAIGCLGSMDMDYLWQEIAKVAQQKGVIAAGDTDCAQANTAMFIAGGLLDKNLAHTLAIVARAISAPRSLAAYEAGAVGPGKDCGYENIIVKAISGMPMSFEGKTSTCAHSDVMGNLIMQCCDLWSNESVEYHAEFGGTSVQCWSESLNYDCALMNTALKSGNEKILRDLLMASDRFRDPQSYILAYDNAYKVGEAIVKDGEDIFLRAKNAGMECCNILNGSEGLDMTKFELGALAKATAEFEALTSESETFMSDCMEKYSKEVPVFKPENYGL, encoded by the coding sequence ATGGCAATTAACAGATTTACAACAATGGCTTATTCCGAAGCTGACGAAATGGTCTTCGGTAACGCAAAGAAACCTGTGAAAGCAGGATTTGACCTTGAGATCGGAGCAGGTTACACAACCGCAGAAGTAAACTACGCACCAAGGCCAGAAGCAGGAGAGACTCAGGAAAAGCTCGTAAACGAGTACCAGAGAATCACAAAAGACATTATGGCAAGGGCTGTACAGGTCGGTTTCCCATCCGTAGTACTTGAGACAGAGCACGTCCAGCAGATGACCAACAACCCAGCATGGGGAGCAGCTGTTGCACACGCACAGAAGACCATCATGGAAGAGTACAACGAAGAGTACGGCATCAAATGCGCACTCAGACACACTCCTGGTGACATCAGAGAAGACAAGGAATTCTTAGGCCTCAGAGGCGACAAGATGACTGTAGTCATGGAGTCCTTCGACCAGATCGCAGAGAGCGGCGCAGACCTCCTGTCCATTGAATCAATGGGTGGAAAGGAAATCTTCGACTACGCAGTACTCAGGAACGATGTTCCAGGTATGCTCTACGCAATCGGTTGCCTTGGCAGCATGGATATGGATTACCTCTGGCAGGAAATCGCAAAGGTAGCACAGCAGAAAGGCGTAATCGCTGCTGGTGACACAGACTGTGCACAGGCAAACACTGCAATGTTTATTGCAGGTGGTCTCCTTGACAAGAACCTTGCACACACCCTTGCAATCGTTGCAAGAGCAATCTCCGCTCCAAGATCACTCGCTGCATATGAAGCAGGCGCAGTAGGTCCAGGAAAAGACTGTGGATACGAGAACATCATCGTAAAAGCAATCTCCGGTATGCCAATGTCCTTCGAAGGTAAGACTTCAACCTGTGCACACTCAGATGTCATGGGTAACCTTATCATGCAGTGCTGTGACCTCTGGTCAAATGAATCTGTAGAATACCACGCAGAATTCGGTGGTACCTCAGTACAGTGCTGGTCAGAATCCCTTAACTACGACTGTGCACTCATGAACACTGCACTCAAGTCAGGAAACGAGAAGATCCTCAGAGACCTCCTCATGGCTTCCGACAGATTCAGAGACCCACAGTCCTACATCCTTGCATACGACAACGCATACAAGGTTGGAGAAGCAATCGTAAAGGACGGAGAGGACATTTTCCTCCGTGCAAAGAACGCTGGAATGGAATGCTGCAACATCCTGAACGGCTCCGAAGGTCTCGACATGACAAAGTTCGAGCTCGGTGCACTTGCAAAGGCAACCGCAGAATTCGAGGCACTCACATCAGAGTCCGAGACATTCATGAGCGACTGCATGGAGAAATACTCCAAGGAAGTACCAGTATTCAAGCCAGAGAACTACGGGCTCTAA
- a CDS encoding DUF6293 family protein: MKSKEKIHIMSAGANVHNTFRTAIYEIAPASEVYVIAEKRIYENSDIPNRQEAREAIRKSIEELKELGTKIAKKGVHEIVIEDDTLDYIKDAVFEIYKNKPDAQYYFNVSSGTKALSIGLFMMALWFEAIPYHVDIEERAKKISIPKVHIEDFQANPNRVTVLNILDKQKPLGDENLKTLSRKKLFEKLSKEYIPIRDKKRANRELKDGVFNSLTRDLLNWNLIDERHVEGSKKEKEYILTSDGEFTLKFVSLKGNYV, from the coding sequence ATGAAAAGTAAAGAAAAGATTCACATAATGAGCGCTGGTGCAAATGTGCATAACACATTTAGAACAGCTATTTATGAAATCGCACCTGCATCCGAAGTCTATGTCATTGCAGAAAAAAGAATCTATGAAAATTCTGATATCCCAAATAGACAGGAGGCAAGAGAAGCGATCAGAAAGTCTATAGAAGAACTAAAAGAGCTTGGTACAAAAATAGCAAAAAAAGGAGTTCATGAGATAGTTATAGAAGATGATACTCTTGACTATATCAAGGATGCTGTCTTTGAAATATATAAGAATAAACCCGATGCTCAATATTATTTTAATGTATCCAGCGGAACTAAAGCATTATCAATTGGTCTTTTTATGATGGCATTGTGGTTTGAAGCAATACCTTACCATGTAGATATAGAAGAAAGAGCTAAAAAGATATCAATTCCAAAGGTCCACATTGAAGATTTTCAGGCAAATCCAAACAGAGTAACCGTATTGAATATCTTGGACAAACAAAAACCCTTAGGTGATGAGAATTTGAAAACATTATCCCGAAAAAAGCTGTTTGAAAAGCTTTCAAAAGAATATATTCCGATAAGAGATAAGAAAAGGGCAAACCGAGAACTAAAAGATGGTGTATTCAATTCACTGACAAGGGATCTTCTCAACTGGAATTTAATTGATGAAAGGCATGTAGAAGGCAGCAAAAAGGAGAAAGAGTATATTTTGACATCGGATGGAGAATTTACTTTAAAATTTGTAAGCCTTAAAGGAAATTATGTTTAA
- a CDS encoding viperin family antiviral radical SAM protein translates to MTSKAIRSVNWHVTMNCNYKCRFCFYKSMSGEFKDIEKARQKLETLKAKGIEKINFAGGEPLLYKNLNHLLKMAKDMGFTVSIVTNAALLSENKLREMSKYVDWVGISVDSADEHIEKQLGRGNGSHVEHIRKVCKLIRENGMKLKINSTITKMNNFEDMKPFISSLAPDRWKIFQILSMEGQNDDAFDLTLTSEEFDIFRSINGGLILNNGSSPTFESAEDMLNSYFIIGPDGDILLSKGNKRSTIPFESLENMELTDLVDADKYLERGGNYDWN, encoded by the coding sequence ATGACAAGCAAAGCAATCAGATCCGTAAACTGGCATGTGACCATGAACTGCAACTACAAGTGCAGGTTTTGTTTCTACAAGAGCATGAGTGGGGAATTCAAAGACATCGAAAAAGCCAGACAGAAACTTGAAACTTTAAAGGCAAAAGGAATTGAAAAAATCAACTTTGCTGGTGGAGAGCCTCTGTTATACAAAAACCTAAACCACCTTTTGAAGATGGCAAAGGATATGGGGTTCACAGTTAGTATTGTTACAAATGCAGCTCTACTCAGTGAAAATAAACTCAGGGAAATGAGTAAGTATGTGGACTGGGTGGGAATATCTGTCGACTCTGCCGATGAACATATCGAAAAACAACTTGGAAGGGGAAACGGAAGTCATGTGGAACATATCCGTAAGGTCTGCAAGCTTATCCGTGAGAACGGAATGAAGCTGAAGATCAACTCCACCATCACCAAAATGAACAACTTTGAGGATATGAAACCGTTCATATCATCTCTGGCTCCGGACAGATGGAAGATATTTCAGATACTATCCATGGAAGGTCAGAATGATGATGCTTTTGACCTTACCCTAACCAGTGAAGAGTTTGACATCTTCAGGAGTATAAATGGTGGGTTGATACTTAACAATGGTTCCAGTCCAACTTTTGAATCTGCAGAAGATATGCTTAATTCCTACTTCATAATAGGTCCGGATGGGGATATTCTCTTAAGTAAGGGCAATAAGCGCTCTACAATTCCATTTGAATCACTGGAAAATATGGAACTTACTGATCTTGTCGATGCAGACAAGTACCTGGAAAGAGGTGGTAACTATGACTGGAACTAA